In a genomic window of Candidatus Manganitrophaceae bacterium:
- a CDS encoding Ig-like domain-containing protein — protein sequence MLLGFYKNVNRHFSMRQLPFIVVLAAVILVGCGGGSGGVGDPAPPNPGTGGGTGGDGTGGNPSVVFPKVISASPQGDTPAAVDTPIDITFNKPMMLSSFQAPMEGLDVGYDPACVDTDCVTVRLNHKTNLAYNSTYQVKLLPQVRDKEGNLLTDPYPWSFKTAVFAPPPSFKSGIMLDGGTVATDSGECTAIAVDSAGTLHIAYFSDSAGAPKHAYCSKDCDKPGSWNNEVIDTTAKLTDQKFGRDINLAIEGTTLHVSYRDVGTTSTGNKADDRGVLKYAKGVAKADGSVGTWAPVIVDDTPFGVTDTYIAVDKGRVHISYAKKGDPKATGQTSLDIFTYATCSASCDSKNSGDIEKVEIDQGKGAGSPNHIVIANDTIHMSYYLNGTLKYVTCSVSQAQNCSQLSGAAAAVVDDGEGKFDVGTENSLSIFGNTVHMTYRDNTNGLLKYARCDGNCTDSNNWTKIAIDNAGGSTQIVAVPGRLHVSYRDDLNKDLKYATCSSSSSNCLDPKSWSLFTLDAPGEVGLDTYIAVDGAGAVHISYRDASNKALKYIVGAPTQ from the coding sequence TTGCTTCTCGGTTTCTATAAAAACGTGAATCGTCATTTTTCGATGCGGCAGCTCCCTTTCATCGTCGTTTTGGCTGCTGTTATTCTCGTCGGCTGTGGCGGAGGAAGCGGAGGGGTTGGAGATCCTGCCCCACCCAATCCGGGGACCGGAGGCGGGACCGGCGGGGATGGCACCGGGGGAAACCCTTCTGTTGTTTTTCCGAAAGTGATCTCAGCCTCCCCTCAAGGGGATACCCCGGCGGCGGTCGATACGCCGATTGACATCACCTTTAATAAACCGATGATGCTCTCTTCCTTTCAGGCGCCTATGGAGGGTCTCGATGTTGGATATGATCCCGCTTGTGTAGATACCGATTGCGTCACCGTCCGCTTGAATCACAAAACCAATTTGGCATACAATAGTACTTACCAGGTAAAGCTCTTACCACAAGTCCGAGACAAGGAAGGGAACTTGCTTACAGATCCTTATCCATGGTCGTTTAAGACCGCCGTCTTCGCTCCGCCGCCTTCATTTAAGTCCGGCATTATGCTTGATGGAGGAACGGTTGCCACAGACTCTGGCGAGTGCACTGCGATTGCCGTGGATAGCGCTGGGACGCTCCATATCGCGTACTTCTCCGATTCAGCCGGTGCTCCGAAGCATGCTTATTGTTCCAAAGACTGTGATAAGCCCGGCAGTTGGAACAATGAGGTAATCGATACCACGGCCAAGTTAACGGATCAAAAATTCGGACGGGATATCAACTTGGCAATTGAAGGAACAACACTTCATGTAAGCTATCGAGATGTCGGTACGACCTCTACCGGAAATAAAGCCGACGACCGAGGTGTTTTGAAATATGCTAAAGGAGTCGCAAAGGCCGATGGTAGTGTAGGAACGTGGGCTCCCGTTATTGTCGATGACACACCTTTTGGAGTCACAGATACCTATATCGCTGTCGATAAAGGTAGAGTGCACATTAGTTATGCCAAGAAAGGTGATCCCAAGGCTACAGGTCAAACCTCTCTAGACATATTCACTTATGCTACTTGCTCAGCTTCGTGTGACTCTAAGAACAGTGGAGATATAGAGAAGGTGGAGATCGATCAAGGGAAAGGGGCGGGATCTCCGAACCATATCGTTATTGCAAACGACACTATTCATATGAGCTATTACCTTAACGGAACATTAAAGTATGTGACCTGCTCCGTATCCCAAGCTCAGAATTGTAGCCAACTGAGTGGGGCAGCGGCGGCTGTGGTTGATGATGGAGAAGGGAAATTTGATGTTGGAACGGAGAACTCTCTCTCGATTTTTGGGAATACCGTTCATATGACGTATCGTGACAACACCAACGGCCTTCTAAAGTACGCCCGCTGTGATGGTAACTGTACGGACAGTAATAATTGGACGAAAATCGCTATCGACAATGCGGGTGGAAGTACCCAGATTGTGGCTGTTCCGGGTAGACTCCACGTCAGCTACCGGGATGATCTGAACAAAGACCTTAAGTATGCGACCTGTTCATCAAGCTCCTCCAATTGTCTGGATCCGAAGAGCTGGTCGCTCTTTACACTCGACGCGCCTGGGGAGGTTGGATTGGATACCTATATAGCGGTGGACGGAGCCGGAGCCGTTCACATCAGCTACCGGGATGCGAGCAACAAAGCGCTGAAGTATATCGTTGGCGCTCCGACAC